The Lactuca sativa cultivar Salinas chromosome 2, Lsat_Salinas_v11, whole genome shotgun sequence genome includes a window with the following:
- the LOC111915993 gene encoding protein PIN-LIKES 7 — protein MGFLSLFEVASMPILEVLLLTAIGAIMATDYFNILSSDTRKSLNKIVFVVFTPSLIFASLAKTVTLEDIISWWFMPINIGITFLCGGILGWIAAKLIKPKPHLEGLLIAMCSTGNLGNMLLIIVPAICTEGGSPFGEHSICKSKGLSYSSFSMALASLYIWTYTFQLIKSSCSKYMKEVEELLQEPNKDLNANEKTSLLNGTSQEYIDVVVPLSYATSEDTQIQPSVKKDEKKDESFSGKLVDILNVLLEKLMAPPTLGSIVGLIFGATPWLKKLVIGDDAPLRVIQDSVTLLGDATIPCITLILGGNLIQGMRRTSIRPIIIITIICVRFVILPIVGIFVIKTASGLGLLPDDPLFSFVLLIQYTVPPAMNISTMTQLFNVGQEECSVLTMWSYLAAAFALTAWSTVFMWILTSSS, from the exons ATGGGATTTTTATCGTTGTTTGAGGTGGCATCGATGCCAATACTAGAGGTCTTGTTGCTGACTGCAATAGGAGCAATTATGGCTACCGATTACTTCAATATTCTCTCTAGCGACACTCGAAAGTCACTAAATAAG ATTGTTTTCGTGGTGTTTACTCCCTCGCTTATTTTTGCTAGTCTTGCAAAAACAGTCACCCTCGAAGACATTATCTCATG GTGGTTTATGCCAATAAATATTGGAATAACATTTCTTTGTGGAGGAATATTGGGGTGGATTGCAGCAAAACTAATTAAACCAAAACCACATTTAGAGGGCCTACTCATAGCTATGTGTTCCACAG GAAATCTTGGAAACATGTTATTGATAATTGTCCCTGCAATATGCACGGAGGGTGGCAGCCCTTTTGGAGAACATAGTATCTGTAAATCCAAGGGACTCTCATATTCATCATTCTCAATGGCG TTGGCTAGTTTATACATTTGGACATACACTTTCCAGTTAATAAAAAGCTCATGTTCAAAGTACATGAAAGAAGTCGAGGAATTACTACAAGAACCCAACAAAGACTTGAATGCAAATGAAAAAACTTCCCTTCTAAATGGAACAAGCCAAGAATATATTGATGTAGTTGTGCCATTATCATACGCGACTAGTGAAGACACACAAATACAACCC AGTGTAAAAAAGGATGAGAAGAAAGACGAATCTTTCTCAGGTAAACTAGTGGATATACTCAATGTATTATTGGAAAAACTCATGGCTCCTCCAACTCTTGGTTCT ATTGTAGGACTGATATTCGGGGCAACCCCATGGCTGAAAAAGCTTGTGATTGGTGATGATGCTCCATTACGAGTGATCCAAGATTCTGTCACTCTACTTGG CGATGCAACGATACCTTGTATCACTCTTATACTAGGAGGAAACCTAATACAAG GTATGAGGAGGACAAGCATTAGGCCTATTATCATCATCACAATCATTTGTGTACGATTTGTGATTCTTCCCATAGTTGGAATCTTTGTGATCAAGACAGCTTCTGGTTTGGGATTACTTCCTGATGATCCGCTTTTCAGTTTTGTGCTATTGATTCAGTACACAGTGCCACCGGCCATGAATATCA GTACAATGACACAATTGTTCAATGTGGGACAAGAGGAATGTTCAGTTCTGACAATGTGGAGTTACTTAGCTGCAGCATTTGCACTTACTGCATGGTCGACAGTGTTCATGTGGATCTTGACATCATCATCTTGA